From a single Dromaius novaehollandiae isolate bDroNov1 chromosome 13, bDroNov1.hap1, whole genome shotgun sequence genomic region:
- the CENPT gene encoding centromere protein T isoform X1, with translation MEQPVLLADLLAELGLGQSQAADAALHLLHLHLQQRDDVALLVEFPQQLLRRGARRERVRVVRGATLRRTLLPRRRRQPPGAGARPGGRPGPELHLHRQVDGLHVLGRAPCRGLGGGGTGALRGGGGGAGAAGGPRCLALVDAAQREDGGYPHQVGLAAALEVLAADAVARGGLEGAEAAAHAGPGHVLQPEAPQLLVLGEGVEVQRLVPTASDSRKENKFGRSTLLKQRPTMLPDLDNDTPRFMLKRIIRTQPQVSPLAPQIRKHEETEEAGLEPPSKRISSTVEMQLPDLVPENTSMTTFHMTRKKKKFSISEFERAADKRLPQNQTQSTLDSTSLARSLRMSLGSLIPPDTVEKRGLLRRPKNHKAIDMEAFEGGVEQNMLQRKAQNYLADSQTESLIRRATLTSDAEIVMSNTELFVQPQFGEQSQHRLSALEPQLPESKISAQGSKNFDAAHEEARLVGLVSSVGTNEGRTQRYSEKNLILDYEHVRRMTPVSPKTFVSQGEDHQSNSHQSDLMEQFSVPEEVVAGTTEHHANAGYSEQLEKKLTKTPESQITKTQDARVETEMTASEEEEVAEGSVERLDSPKAEPEVARSFGAGSLNRHSRAFSSQYFEKSGTKSFKKAVEQAGELEDRAVTGEMEDLEEEPTDDEAEIEEPESQEISMKTPAFIHAAAYKPLSLLSTPHPAESAVPKFPLQPLRSKIVPKSSGISQRKMSEPELASSLIKKVFSHYVKMPVARDAFRIVKKCSERYFRQLSNDLEAYTQHAGRKTVEVADLEVLMRRQGLVTDKMPLHVLIERHLPLEYRKLLIPVAVSGNKIIP, from the exons ATGGAGCAGCCGGTCCTTCTCGCGGATCTCCTCGCGGAGCTGGGCCTCGGCCAGTCGCAGGCGGCGGATGCTGCCCTTCATCTCCTTCATCTTCACCTCCAGCAGCGCGATGATGTCGCGCTGCTCGTTGAGTTTCCGCAGCAGCTCCTCCGACGTGGTGCCCGACGAGAGCGAGTACGAGTGGTCCGGGGGGCCACCCTCCGCCGGAccctcctcccccgccgccgccggcagcctcCCGGAGCCGGGGCCAggcccggcgggcgccccggGCCCGAGCTCCACCTGCACCGTCAGGTCGATGGGCTTCACGTCCTCGGCCGCGCCCCCTGCcggggcctcggcggcggcgggaccggggccctgcgcggcggcggcggcggggcgggggcggcgggcggcccgcgcTGCCTTGCGCTCGTTGACGCCGCGCAGCGGGAAGATGGTGGGTACCCGCACCAGGTAGGACTTGCGGCCGCCCTGGAAGTGCTCGCTGCAGACGCGGTGGCCCGTGGTGGGCTGGAAGGTGCTGAAGCAGCCGCTCACGCCGGCCCGGGACACGTTCTTCAGCCAGAGGCGCCGCAGCTCCTCGTCCTTGGGGAAGGTGTAGAAGTGCAGCGCCTTGTCCCG ACTGCATCTGattcaagaaaggaaaacaaatttggTAGAAGCACCTTGCTGAAGCAGAGACCAACTATGCTGCCTGACCTTGATAATGACACTCCACGGTTTATGCTCAAAAGGATCATCCGGACCC AACCACAAGTTTCACCTCTAGCACCTCAGATACGTAAACATGAAGAAACAGAAGAGGCTGGATTAGAACCACCCTCTAAGAGGATTTCCAGCAc GGTGGAAATGCAGCTGCCAGACCTTGTTCCCGAGAATACATCTATGACTACATTCCATATgaccaggaagaaaaagaagttcagcatttctgaatttgAGAGAGCAGCAGACAAGCGACTTCCTCAGAACCAAA CTCAGTCAACGTTGGACAGCACTTCTTTGGCCAG ATCTCTTCGCATGTCTCTTGGTTCCTTGATCCCACCAGacactgtggaaaagagaggcTTACTCCGGAGGCCAAAAAATCACAAAGCTATTGACATGGAAGCTTTTGAAGGTGGAGTGGAACAGAACATGCTGCAGAGAAAAG CACAGAACTACCTTGCGGACTCTCAAACAGAATCCTTGATTAGAAGAGCCACACTGACAAGTGACGCAGAAATCGTGATGAGTAACACAgagctctttgttcagcctcaGTTTGGTGAACAGAGCCAACACAGGCTTTCTGCTCTTGAACCACAGCTACCAGAATCAAAAATTTCAGCACAAGGAAGCAAGAATTTTGATGCAGCTCATGAGGAAGCAAGGCTGGTGGGCCTGGTATCCAGTGTGGGCACAAATGAGGGAAGGACCCAAAGATATTCTGAGAAAAACTTAATACTTGATTATGAGCATGTTCGCAGAATGACTCCTGTGTCTCCGAAAACATTTGTGAGCCAGGGAGAAGATCATCAAAGTAATTCCCACCAGAGTGACCTCATGGAGCAGTTTTCTGTACCAGAGGAAGTGGTGGCTGGCA CTACAGAGCATCATGCAAATGCTGGATATTCTgagcagctggagaagaaacTGACAAAAACCCCAGAATCACAGATAACTAAGACACAAGATGCCAGAGTTGAGACAGAAATGACTGCTTCAGAAGAAGAGGAGGTAGCAGAAGGCAGTGTTGAACGCCTAGACTCTCCCAAAGCTG AACCTGAGGTTGCCAGAAGTTTTGGAGCTGGAAGTCTGAACAGGCATTCTCGTGCTTTTTCCtctcagtattttgaaaaatctgggacaaaatcatttaaaaaagctGTTGAACAAGCAGGTGAACTAGAAGACAGAGCTGTCACAGGAGAAATGGAGGATCTGGAAGAAGAACCAACCGATGATGAAGCTGAAATTGAAGAGCCTGAGAGTCAAG AGATTTCTATGAAGACACCTGCATTCATCCATGCTGCAGCCTACAAGCCACTTTCCTTGCTGTCAACTCCACATCCTGCAGAATCTGCTGTTCCCAA GTTTCCCCTGCAGCCGCTGCGGTCTAAGATAGTTCCAAAGAGTTCGGGGATATCACAAAGGAAAATGAGTGAGCCTGAACTAGCAAGCAGTTTGATAAAGAAGGTATTTAGTCATTATGTGAAAATGCCAGTGGCCAGAGATGCGTTCAGGATTGTTAAAAAATG CTCTGAGAGGTACTTTAGGCAGCTGAGCAATGATCTGGAAGCTTACACCCAGCATGCAGGGAGGAAGACAGTGGAGGTGGCTGACCTGGAAGTCCTCATGAGAAG ACAAGGGCTGGTGACAGACAAGATGCCATTACATGTGCTGATAGAGCGTCATCTTCCTCTGGAATACAGGAAACTACTGATTCCGGTTGCTGTGAGTGGCAATAAAATAATTCCCTGA
- the CENPT gene encoding centromere protein T isoform X3, whose protein sequence is MLPDLDNDTPRFMLKRIIRTQPQVSPLAPQIRKHEETEEAGLEPPSKRISSTVEMQLPDLVPENTSMTTFHMTRKKKKFSISEFERAADKRLPQNQTQSTLDSTSLARSLRMSLGSLIPPDTVEKRGLLRRPKNHKAIDMEAFEGGVEQNMLQRKAQNYLADSQTESLIRRATLTSDAEIVMSNTELFVQPQFGEQSQHRLSALEPQLPESKISAQGSKNFDAAHEEARLVGLVSSVGTNEGRTQRYSEKNLILDYEHVRRMTPVSPKTFVSQGEDHQSNSHQSDLMEQFSVPEEVVAGTTNRWSSSLPSRSSSRYLGTSVIPKTTRSFSVSLREVVSRLIEELDIGDKEEEVSDTMDGVEHEEFSREATEHHANAGYSEQLEKKLTKTPESQITKTQDARVETEMTASEEEEVAEGSVERLDSPKAEPEVARSFGAGSLNRHSRAFSSQYFEKSGTKSFKKAVEQAGELEDRAVTGEMEDLEEEPTDDEAEIEEPESQEISMKTPAFIHAAAYKPLSLLSTPHPAESAVPKFPLQPLRSKIVPKSSGISQRKMSEPELASSLIKKVFSHYVKMPVARDAFRIVKKCSERYFRQLSNDLEAYTQHAGRKTVEVADLEVLMRRQGLVTDKMPLHVLIERHLPLEYRKLLIPVAVSGNKIIP, encoded by the exons ATGCTGCCTGACCTTGATAATGACACTCCACGGTTTATGCTCAAAAGGATCATCCGGACCC AACCACAAGTTTCACCTCTAGCACCTCAGATACGTAAACATGAAGAAACAGAAGAGGCTGGATTAGAACCACCCTCTAAGAGGATTTCCAGCAc GGTGGAAATGCAGCTGCCAGACCTTGTTCCCGAGAATACATCTATGACTACATTCCATATgaccaggaagaaaaagaagttcagcatttctgaatttgAGAGAGCAGCAGACAAGCGACTTCCTCAGAACCAAA CTCAGTCAACGTTGGACAGCACTTCTTTGGCCAG ATCTCTTCGCATGTCTCTTGGTTCCTTGATCCCACCAGacactgtggaaaagagaggcTTACTCCGGAGGCCAAAAAATCACAAAGCTATTGACATGGAAGCTTTTGAAGGTGGAGTGGAACAGAACATGCTGCAGAGAAAAG CACAGAACTACCTTGCGGACTCTCAAACAGAATCCTTGATTAGAAGAGCCACACTGACAAGTGACGCAGAAATCGTGATGAGTAACACAgagctctttgttcagcctcaGTTTGGTGAACAGAGCCAACACAGGCTTTCTGCTCTTGAACCACAGCTACCAGAATCAAAAATTTCAGCACAAGGAAGCAAGAATTTTGATGCAGCTCATGAGGAAGCAAGGCTGGTGGGCCTGGTATCCAGTGTGGGCACAAATGAGGGAAGGACCCAAAGATATTCTGAGAAAAACTTAATACTTGATTATGAGCATGTTCGCAGAATGACTCCTGTGTCTCCGAAAACATTTGTGAGCCAGGGAGAAGATCATCAAAGTAATTCCCACCAGAGTGACCTCATGGAGCAGTTTTCTGTACCAGAGGAAGTGGTGGCTGGCA CTACTAATAGATGGAGCTCCTCTTTGCCATCCAGAAGTTCAAGTAGATATTTGGGAACCTCAGTGATTCCAAAGACTACGAGATCTTTCAGCGTGTCTTTGAGAGAAGTTGTGTCCCGTTTAATTGAAGAGCTAGATATAGGCGATAAGGAAGAAGAGGTGTCTGATACGATGGATGGAGTGGAACATGAAGAGTTTTCCAGAGAGG CTACAGAGCATCATGCAAATGCTGGATATTCTgagcagctggagaagaaacTGACAAAAACCCCAGAATCACAGATAACTAAGACACAAGATGCCAGAGTTGAGACAGAAATGACTGCTTCAGAAGAAGAGGAGGTAGCAGAAGGCAGTGTTGAACGCCTAGACTCTCCCAAAGCTG AACCTGAGGTTGCCAGAAGTTTTGGAGCTGGAAGTCTGAACAGGCATTCTCGTGCTTTTTCCtctcagtattttgaaaaatctgggacaaaatcatttaaaaaagctGTTGAACAAGCAGGTGAACTAGAAGACAGAGCTGTCACAGGAGAAATGGAGGATCTGGAAGAAGAACCAACCGATGATGAAGCTGAAATTGAAGAGCCTGAGAGTCAAG AGATTTCTATGAAGACACCTGCATTCATCCATGCTGCAGCCTACAAGCCACTTTCCTTGCTGTCAACTCCACATCCTGCAGAATCTGCTGTTCCCAA GTTTCCCCTGCAGCCGCTGCGGTCTAAGATAGTTCCAAAGAGTTCGGGGATATCACAAAGGAAAATGAGTGAGCCTGAACTAGCAAGCAGTTTGATAAAGAAGGTATTTAGTCATTATGTGAAAATGCCAGTGGCCAGAGATGCGTTCAGGATTGTTAAAAAATG CTCTGAGAGGTACTTTAGGCAGCTGAGCAATGATCTGGAAGCTTACACCCAGCATGCAGGGAGGAAGACAGTGGAGGTGGCTGACCTGGAAGTCCTCATGAGAAG ACAAGGGCTGGTGACAGACAAGATGCCATTACATGTGCTGATAGAGCGTCATCTTCCTCTGGAATACAGGAAACTACTGATTCCGGTTGCTGTGAGTGGCAATAAAATAATTCCCTGA
- the CENPT gene encoding centromere protein T isoform X2, which produces MAARLPRALRRSSRGGRQAPRATGKTASDSRKENKFGRSTLLKQRPTMLPDLDNDTPRFMLKRIIRTQPQVSPLAPQIRKHEETEEAGLEPPSKRISSTVEMQLPDLVPENTSMTTFHMTRKKKKFSISEFERAADKRLPQNQTQSTLDSTSLARSLRMSLGSLIPPDTVEKRGLLRRPKNHKAIDMEAFEGGVEQNMLQRKAQNYLADSQTESLIRRATLTSDAEIVMSNTELFVQPQFGEQSQHRLSALEPQLPESKISAQGSKNFDAAHEEARLVGLVSSVGTNEGRTQRYSEKNLILDYEHVRRMTPVSPKTFVSQGEDHQSNSHQSDLMEQFSVPEEVVAGTTNRWSSSLPSRSSSRYLGTSVIPKTTRSFSVSLREVVSRLIEELDIGDKEEEVSDTMDGVEHEEFSREATEHHANAGYSEQLEKKLTKTPESQITKTQDARVETEMTASEEEEVAEGSVERLDSPKAEPEVARSFGAGSLNRHSRAFSSQYFEKSGTKSFKKAVEQAGELEDRAVTGEMEDLEEEPTDDEAEIEEPESQEISMKTPAFIHAAAYKPLSLLSTPHPAESAVPKFPLQPLRSKIVPKSSGISQRKMSEPELASSLIKKVFSHYVKMPVARDAFRIVKKCSERYFRQLSNDLEAYTQHAGRKTVEVADLEVLMRRQGLVTDKMPLHVLIERHLPLEYRKLLIPVAVSGNKIIP; this is translated from the exons ATGGCTGCGAGACTCCCCAGGGCTCTGCGCAGGTCGAGCCGCGGCGGCCGGCAGGCTCCGCGGGCCACGGGCAAG ACTGCATCTGattcaagaaaggaaaacaaatttggTAGAAGCACCTTGCTGAAGCAGAGACCAACTATGCTGCCTGACCTTGATAATGACACTCCACGGTTTATGCTCAAAAGGATCATCCGGACCC AACCACAAGTTTCACCTCTAGCACCTCAGATACGTAAACATGAAGAAACAGAAGAGGCTGGATTAGAACCACCCTCTAAGAGGATTTCCAGCAc GGTGGAAATGCAGCTGCCAGACCTTGTTCCCGAGAATACATCTATGACTACATTCCATATgaccaggaagaaaaagaagttcagcatttctgaatttgAGAGAGCAGCAGACAAGCGACTTCCTCAGAACCAAA CTCAGTCAACGTTGGACAGCACTTCTTTGGCCAG ATCTCTTCGCATGTCTCTTGGTTCCTTGATCCCACCAGacactgtggaaaagagaggcTTACTCCGGAGGCCAAAAAATCACAAAGCTATTGACATGGAAGCTTTTGAAGGTGGAGTGGAACAGAACATGCTGCAGAGAAAAG CACAGAACTACCTTGCGGACTCTCAAACAGAATCCTTGATTAGAAGAGCCACACTGACAAGTGACGCAGAAATCGTGATGAGTAACACAgagctctttgttcagcctcaGTTTGGTGAACAGAGCCAACACAGGCTTTCTGCTCTTGAACCACAGCTACCAGAATCAAAAATTTCAGCACAAGGAAGCAAGAATTTTGATGCAGCTCATGAGGAAGCAAGGCTGGTGGGCCTGGTATCCAGTGTGGGCACAAATGAGGGAAGGACCCAAAGATATTCTGAGAAAAACTTAATACTTGATTATGAGCATGTTCGCAGAATGACTCCTGTGTCTCCGAAAACATTTGTGAGCCAGGGAGAAGATCATCAAAGTAATTCCCACCAGAGTGACCTCATGGAGCAGTTTTCTGTACCAGAGGAAGTGGTGGCTGGCA CTACTAATAGATGGAGCTCCTCTTTGCCATCCAGAAGTTCAAGTAGATATTTGGGAACCTCAGTGATTCCAAAGACTACGAGATCTTTCAGCGTGTCTTTGAGAGAAGTTGTGTCCCGTTTAATTGAAGAGCTAGATATAGGCGATAAGGAAGAAGAGGTGTCTGATACGATGGATGGAGTGGAACATGAAGAGTTTTCCAGAGAGG CTACAGAGCATCATGCAAATGCTGGATATTCTgagcagctggagaagaaacTGACAAAAACCCCAGAATCACAGATAACTAAGACACAAGATGCCAGAGTTGAGACAGAAATGACTGCTTCAGAAGAAGAGGAGGTAGCAGAAGGCAGTGTTGAACGCCTAGACTCTCCCAAAGCTG AACCTGAGGTTGCCAGAAGTTTTGGAGCTGGAAGTCTGAACAGGCATTCTCGTGCTTTTTCCtctcagtattttgaaaaatctgggacaaaatcatttaaaaaagctGTTGAACAAGCAGGTGAACTAGAAGACAGAGCTGTCACAGGAGAAATGGAGGATCTGGAAGAAGAACCAACCGATGATGAAGCTGAAATTGAAGAGCCTGAGAGTCAAG AGATTTCTATGAAGACACCTGCATTCATCCATGCTGCAGCCTACAAGCCACTTTCCTTGCTGTCAACTCCACATCCTGCAGAATCTGCTGTTCCCAA GTTTCCCCTGCAGCCGCTGCGGTCTAAGATAGTTCCAAAGAGTTCGGGGATATCACAAAGGAAAATGAGTGAGCCTGAACTAGCAAGCAGTTTGATAAAGAAGGTATTTAGTCATTATGTGAAAATGCCAGTGGCCAGAGATGCGTTCAGGATTGTTAAAAAATG CTCTGAGAGGTACTTTAGGCAGCTGAGCAATGATCTGGAAGCTTACACCCAGCATGCAGGGAGGAAGACAGTGGAGGTGGCTGACCTGGAAGTCCTCATGAGAAG ACAAGGGCTGGTGACAGACAAGATGCCATTACATGTGCTGATAGAGCGTCATCTTCCTCTGGAATACAGGAAACTACTGATTCCGGTTGCTGTGAGTGGCAATAAAATAATTCCCTGA